A genomic window from Heptranchias perlo isolate sHepPer1 chromosome 20, sHepPer1.hap1, whole genome shotgun sequence includes:
- the ddx56 gene encoding probable ATP-dependent RNA helicase DDX56, translating to MAAERLWFHEMGLEERLLQAIAKLGWAQPTLIQEKAIPLALEGKDLLARARTGSGKTAAYAIPIIEHLLNTKKTVCEQAVRGLVLVPTKELGQQVQKMIRQLTSCCVRDVRVADVSGQADISAQRPILMEKPDIVIGTPSRILLHLEQHTLNLCNSLEMLVIDEADLLFSFGFENDLKNLLGHLPKIYQAFLMSATFNEDVQALKELVLHNPVILKLQESQLPDSSQLTQYHIKCEEEEKFLLIYTLLKLSLVRGKTIVFVNSIDRCYRLKLFLEQFSISSCVLNSELPVHSRCHIIGEFNHGFYDYIIATDEQVLTDATGTEGKKNKKKHSKGGKVKDNEYGVARGVDFQNVSNVINFDFPLTVESYIHRVGRTARVDNQGTALTFVSHTELPLLQHVEEALTGENLDCALKPYQFRMEEIEGFRYRCKDAMRSVTKQSIKEARLKEIKQELLNSQRLKTYFEDNPRDFQLLRHDKPLHPAIVKPHLKNVPDYLIPQTLRGVANPFISKKKRRRRKVPQSSTQKKIKPNRKQNPLKNFTYTGKKKKAKSAS from the exons ATGGCGGCGGAGCGGCTGTGGTTCCACGAGATGGGGCTGGAGGAGCGACTGCTGCag GCTATTGCTAAGCTTGGCTGGGCCCAGCCTACCTTGATCCAGGAAAAAGCCATTCCACTGGCACTGGAAGGAAAGGATCTACTGGCCAGGGCGCGTACGGGATCTGGAAAAACAGCGGCATATGCTATTCCTATCATTGAGCATCTTCTCaacaccaaaaag ACAGTCTGTGAGCAGGCAGTACGCGGCCTTGTGTTGGTTCCCACGAAGGAGCTGGGCCAGCAAGTGCAGAAGATGATCCGACAGCTCACCTCATGTTGTGTGCGGGATGTTCGAGTGGCTGATGTCTCAGGACAAGCAGATATATCTGCACAGAG GCCCATATTAATGGAGAAGCCTGACATTGTAATCGGCACACCCTCCCGTATTCTGCTACACTTGGAGCAGCACACCCTGAACTTGTGCAACTCACTGGAGATGCTCGTGATTGATGAGGCTGACCTACTTTTCTCGTTCGGGTTTGAAAATGACCTGAAGAATTTGCTGGG GCATCTTCCGAAGATTTATCAAGCATTCTTGATGTCAGCCACATTTAATGAAGATGTTCAGGCACTGAAGGAGCTGGTGCTTCACAACCCG GTGATTCTGAAGCTGCAGGAGTCCCAGCTTCCAGACAGTTCCCAGCTGACTCAGTACCACATTAAAtgcgaggaggaagagaagttccTGCTGATTTACACGTTACTCAAACTCTCCCTTGTCCGTGGCAAGACCATCGTTTTTGTGAATTCCATCGACAGGTGCTACCGGCTGAAGCTATTCCTGGAGCAGTTCAGCATCTCATCGTGTGTCCTAAACTCAGAGTTACCAGTGCACTCCAG GTGCCACATCATTGGTGAATTCAATCATGGTTTCTACGATTACATCATTGCTACAGATGAGCAAGTTCTGACAGATGCGACCGGCACAGAAGGAAAAAAGAACAAGAAAAAACACAGCAAAGGAGGAAA AGTGAAGGATAATGAATATGGTGTTGCCCGAGGGGTAGATTTCCAGAACGTGTCGAATGTCATTAACTTTGACTTCCCACTCACAGTGGAATCGTACATACATCGCGTTGGCAG GACGGCTCGTGTGGATAACCAGGGTACGGCATTGACGTTTGTGTCTCACACAGAACTGCCGCTGCTGCAGCACGTGGAGGAAGCACTAACTGGAG AGAATTTGGACTGTGCATTGAAACCCTACCAGTTCCGCATGGAGGAGATTGAGGGCTTCCGCTACAGGTGTAAG GATGCCATGCGTTCAGTTACAAAACAGTCGATTAAAGAAGCTCGGCTCAAAGAAATCAAACAGGAGCTGCTCAACTCACAGAGACTGAAG ACCTACTTTGAGGACAATCCTCGAGACTTTCAGTTGTTGCGACACGATAAACCTCTACACCCGGCGATTGTGAAGCCACATCTGAAGAATGTACCGGATTACCTGA TTCCCCAAACGCTACGAGGAGTTGCTAATCCCTTCATCAGTAagaaaaagaggaggaggaggaaagtccCGCAAAGCAGCACGCAGAAGAAAATCAAG ccaaacagaaaacagaaccCACTGAAGAATTTCACATACACAGGGAAAAAGAAGAAGGCAAAGAGTGCAAGTTAA